In the Engystomops pustulosus chromosome 2, aEngPut4.maternal, whole genome shotgun sequence genome, one interval contains:
- the LOC140116855 gene encoding T-cell ecto-ADP-ribosyltransferase 1-like: protein MESCGRSGSNKLLLLELCWHFVSIQNFVLDMFENSFDDQYIGCTEEMEEMAPEILKKEQRESPEMNVGWNIGADLWTKEKPYLRNLPVGFKDEYGIALLTFIFFDFPTASIMNEEVSQFSRNPKAFRFYALHFYLTRAMTLLRPGCGGKPVTTYLNLPVRVKPPSEPQARVRIHQLGAFSTDSKYKAQNGSVQIVINTCFGVEPLDFLYYSTYKYVLVPVNEVFQVTSYNVKKIVLDSTYRKGSHYNCAYLGAGSFVAIAPCTCTQLDDGGNSLLESRLSVLLHRDSLESLEGLPTCYRDFADGFSTFQAETLPPNHLYDCPMKLMPGFSPP from the exons ATGGAAAGTTGTGGAAGAagcgggagcaataagttactgcttctagagctgtgctggcacttt GTGTCCATCCAGAATTTTGTGCTCGATATGTTTGAGAACTCGTTTGATGACCAATACATCGGGTGCACGGAAGAAATGGAGGAGATGGCTCCAGAAATACTGAAGAAGGAACAAAGGGAATCACCGGAGATGAACGTCGGCTGGAACATTGGAGCCGATCTCTGGACAAAAGAAAAACCTTATTTACGAAATCTTCCGGTGGGATTTAAGGATGAATACGGGATCGCATTATTGACCTTTATCTTTTTTGATTTTCCTACTGCGTCTATAATGAACGAGGAAGTGTCGCAATTTAGTCGGAACCCCAAGGCTTTCCGGTTCTACGCCTTACATTTCTATCTCACCAGAGCCATGACCCTGCTCCGGCCCGGGTGCGGGGGAAAACCAGTGACCACTTATTTAAATCTCCCTGTTCGGGTGAAGCCGCCATCAGAGCCTCAGGCCAGAGTTAGAATTCATCAACTTGGTGCATTTTCTACCGATAGTAAATACAAAGCGCAAAACGGCAGCGTACAAATCGTTATTAACACCTGCTTCGGGGTGGAGCCGCTGGATTTTTTATACTATTCAACGTATAAGTATGTGCTGGTCCCTGTGAATGAGGTGTTCCAGGTCACAAGCTATAATGTGAAGAAGATTGTCCTGGACAGCACCTATAGGAAGGGCAGCCACTACAATTGTGCCTACCTGGGAG CTGGGTCTTtcgtggctatagctccatgcaCCTGTACTCAACTGGATGACGGGGGAAATTCTTTGTTGGAGTCCAGATTGTCAGTCCTGCTACACCGTGATTCCTTGGAGTCTTTGGAGGGCCTTCCAACATGTTACCGGGACTTTGCTGATGGGTTCTCCACGTTTCAGGCAGAGACATTGCCGCCAAATCATCTGTACGACTGTCCTATGAAGCTGATGCCGGGTTTCTCTCCTCCCTAG